aaaaaaaataagaaaaagttctTGATATTGACTTAcataaacacaaatattataatttattgtatctGTGACTAGTGTGACTACATTGTGAAGCTTTTCTACAATTAATACATTCTATGTGGTAAAATTGCtaataatatcttaataataTGATTGAAATAGATTGCATTATTTGAGATAAAATggattgtttaataaaataaagttattcgaAAAATGTGTTAACATTCTTATATATTACGtgttaaattaaaaagcaaaaacctttaaataaaaatatacaaacatatCATTTTGTTGTACTTGTTGTATTTATTgagtattaattaatgtatgtgcataaataatttatgaggaatgttaaaagaaattatacttattaagatttaattatattaataatgataatatttataGGACATCttagatttttagaaaataattattttattattttcataattttgttgttgcacaatatttaatattttaatttatttttaaaatatttttttataatatatatatatttatatatataaatttagatgaaattaactttatttcatattatgaaataattttaataatagataaatttaatttttaggtGTGAATTAAATGACGCTGTTTTATAAACTATATCAACCATTATGGTTCCAGTCTTACAAGTTTTACAGGAAAACACATGTTTTATCAAAACATATCTATAATACTAAgagaattatttctttgaataacTTTATCACAGAAAATGCAGATATATATGAGCAAATAACAGAGAATTTATCAACTACACAATGGAAAGACATGCGAGAAAAAGttcttcaaaaaaatcaacaaattaCACCAGCCATTGTAGATTCTACAATCATGGatatgtgttttaaaaagtgCTACGTGGATAGTGCTATTgagtatttcaaatttttgaaggaaaataATTATCCCCTGAATACGGCAATAATAGGAAAATATCTCAAATTCTTTGTTTACAAACAAGATTCCTTGACTGATGCAGATAaaacagaaattatagaaaCTTATAATGCTTTGAGACAAAAGCATCCATATTTGGATTATTTTACAGCTGAACAATGCATAATGAGCTTATGTTTAACGGATGAATGGGAGAAAACGCACGAAATAATAGAAATGGTGAAGATCACTTCCAACCCAGGCACTACTATGTATTCTGCATTAGCTAGTGCAGCATTTAAAAATGGAAAACCGGACATTGCTTGGAAAGCATTGGAAGACATAATACTGTGCAAATTAATTccacaaaataatgtatacgCATCACATCTACAGTATTGCCAGTTGGAGGATatgaaaacttttaataatagaatggaagatatatttaatttctgggctaaatataatataataccttataataaagttataaatgcATATGCTGATGCAGCTAGCAAATATGGCTGGTCCACACAACTCGTAACAATCTCCAGAGAAacgtaattgttttttttattatttagtttagttAAGTTTATTTTAGATGATAGTTAAAgcgatttaataattaaaaatgaaattttttgagTTAAtagtaataacattaataaaagtattatagctACTATAATAAAAGTAGCTATTATGTAACTACATTTTTCAAAAGTGAtgtttaagaatttaataattaaatcaaaagtaatgtttaagaatttaataattaaatcaaggttttaaaataaatagatttgtatttttatagaatGAAGTTAGTATTTTAAGTtagcatataaaattttaatagtagCACATTTATCCTGTTTAGGggaaattgtaaacattgtggTTATTCCTTGTCCAAAATAACGTTTACCGAAAAGGAATTTCAGGAACTGGCAAAATCTATAATGGACAGGGTGATTATAGGATCGGACGTCTATCGTAAGACCAATCCACAAGAGTTGTTGAAGTTCCAGAGATTCATTGAGAATACTAAACCTTATGACATAGTAATGGATGGTCTTAATCTAACTTATATGCAGAACAAAACTGGACCTACGTTATACTgggtaatacatacatatatattgttaaataaaatatacattgaaatgaaatatataagtatacattgttttataagtttatatattataagaatatgTCCATCGATTGTAAAgcgttttactattatttttctattattacttaatatattaactattaaatattattgtgcGTTTTATATTACAGCTAATTAATGTAGTAGATTATTTCAACaaacagaagaaaaaaatacttgtattGACGCGGAAACATCAGAAGaagttattttcttttaaacaaatagAGCGGCGTGCACATGTCTTCTTACTAGATGATTTGTAAGTATTGCAGAATGCATACTAGTATCCAAAGGggatattacttttaaaaagtaacgcgttaccgttattcttattttttgtaaaaaaaataattcgttattgttactcgttactgatttaaaaaaaaaaataattcattatccGTTACTTGAATAGAAtcattcattactttttttataaagctaTAGTAAGTCATTAGatcttaaaattacattattttataatcaatgttaaatgtagtaatattaaaacttaaatctCCTTGCAATTCTGCAGAGGGCAAGCTTATATTaaacttatctaataatttcgttacttttttattttttaatatactcatttttacaagtattttaattaaatatttaaacttaaattaaatttaacatcttttaaaacattaatgttattattaagaaTGCATTCTAGTAATCAGTGTTAGTATTGAAAATTTGTAgcaatgtatatatgtaatgtaaattatttaatattgacaatGGAATGCAGTccaagatataaaaattataaagtattagaatatttttatttaatcatggTTATATGATCTATTAAAtaggtataaaaataatagaaaactaaagtaatgataaaagtaatGATTAAATGTTATCGTTaccataaaaatataacgatattACCGTTACAAACAGCAAAAGTGATGATTGCTActgaaaaaagtaacaaaaacaaTAACGGTGTTACAATGCATTATTTCCCAATTTTCCTAATATCTATAGCAGAttctattgaatttttaaagctGTAATCAGACTAAAGATTGGATAGGAATTTAACCAATccgaaaaaagaaaatcttaaatttagttaactttattaatttaattatcaaagttaattaaaatctttggTTATTCCAATTCAATTGCAATCTCAATTTCTAGTCTGATTATGACTTCAGATAACACATAGGCATAagattactttataattatatttataataataaaagtatataatataattataaaataattacaatgatATATTAAGtacagttttatatatataaaattttagatctGCTGATGATCCATACATACTATATGCAACCATGGCAAGCGGAATGAATGCAATGTTTATCTCGTTGGACTTGATGAGGCAGCATAAGCATTCCTTGCAAAATGAACATTTACGACAAACATTTAAGAAATGGCAATATTCGCATCAGTACTTCCTAAAGAAAAGTAAAACTGGCATACGCATCCAAGATCCTTTTGCATGTATGCCGTTTGTACAAAAGATTAACAATTGTTGGCACGTGCCATATGTCAGCGATGATTTAGTTATTGCAGAATCATacgaatttccgaaaaaatggtgctgttttaaatataacgagaaaagataaataatattaaaaaatataaatttataaaatatcgtaTATTTATTGCTGGATACTAGATgtgatttaaagataaaaaaatcttattagtACTTGTCTATGGACATGTAGTACACCgtgtcttttatataattttattataaaaaaaataaaaaatgttacaaatttgattgtgtacacccaaggactttgattctgtccatggggaaattttccaaactaagaagtcgctatctttttacatatttacagtttatgatttacgtaacgaccaataagctctagttgtttcattaatcatgaactgcaaatatgtagaaagtggtgacgtctcagtttgaaaaatttccccatggacagaatcaaacatggacatccttgggtgtacagttgGGAGCACTGAGGTTGCGACactttctttgatggtttttggaatgtagccttgctagTCGAGCAGCGAATGTTATTGCTTGGATcgacaagtaagaaccaattacgttcaaaaaccatcgaaaaaaagtCGCAAACTCAGTGCTTCTAAAAGCTGTTCTAcgattagagtccctagaagtagagagtctggacatttgcccctaaaatgtcggtgatgaatatgtcagtgtatgtatgtgagctttatgtgtgtgtatgtttatcattgtgtgcacttgaacgtattgtatactgttatcgcattggctaaagaggattaaacagggatccgtattggtgctgccattttaggtgcacagtcacgtgcatccaatcacgtggaatccacaaatgtccagactctctacttctagggactctattCTACAATGAGTTGCAAACGCCGTCGCCAGTTGCAAAGAATGGCAAGTAGCATTATTTCCGGTGGCAATGGACTCGCGGTTGCCAAACAAGAGTTGGCCAACTTTTAACTTTGGCGATAGCAACTGGCGATCGCACCACCTTAACCTATAAACTGAATTGAAAGAACGTGGCGGAGCGCGGCAAAAATTACGACAAATGTGATTTGTGGTAGAACAATTTTTGGTAGTGATATCTTGAATGCTAGTGCTCACATATCTCGctagggccacttgcaccaacacCGATTAACTGCCGGTTAAGTGTCAAccgtgattggtcaattttacttaacgacaaatgcgattggtcaattccgatagaaaaatcagctgattaagttaatcggcgttggtgcaagtggtttttaaatataagaatcgactatgaatatcgacTATTGTCTGCATAAATAAGCTTCTATTATGTTCCTCTCTCTTGAAAACCCCCTAATCCCCCCCttctataatacatttaatttcccACCCCACCACCAGATGGCAGTgtcttgctttttgtttcccatgTTAAGTACAGAGCTTTCATCTCTCATAGTATATGTTCCGTGGCCCATTGGCCGAGAGGTTCATCGCGCAACAATTCTTGACAATTCTGCAGCGTGATCTAACGCTAAACGGTAACCTTCCGTCCGTCTTTTTGCGTGCCGCATTCTCGCACGCCTCTCAGTAGCCTGGTAGAGCGTTGCAGTCTCGCCTTAGGTACATTTTTGTAGGATATGTGATGCTGCGTGCTGTGTTCTGTGCCCGAACCTCGCCATCTTTGTctgtcaccgccgccgccgccgtcgtcgtcgccgccgcgaGAACGGTTCCGCAGAACGTGGTTCCGATGCTCGCCGATCGCCATAGTATTTTCATTGCGTGAAAATTCGTCGTGAGTTTTTATTATCGAAGTCGCGACGCTTCGATATTGATCACGCGAAGACACCGAAGTATTACGCTCTCACGCGTATCTCCGGCGTGTCAGTCTGAtcagcgagagaaagagagagaaagacagtgAGAGGAATCTTTTGGCGAGGAACCTTCACAGGATTTTTCAAGGCCATTTCCGGGACGTCCCAAGGATCTCTTCGGGACATCCCGGCAGCATCCCTGATCCGCGTGCCGGTGGGATGCTACACTGAAACGAGCGGTGGCGACCTTGTATGGACCATTCGCAAGAGTAAGTATTGTAGTTGACGTTGTTGTTGTCAAGGTTGTATATATCACAAAAGTGCTTAATCAGTCGGTATGAGacgacaaaaaattattttattgtgtcaATGAATAAAACGGCGATTAAGATCATATTGTGTAAGACAGAATTGCATCTGTTCGATTACTGAATAAACAAACAGATGTTATGAAGTGTAATGTTACGTGTTATTGATAGGGAAAGATAAGCCTTACATCGATTATTACCAATAAGTTTCTACATATTGTCATGTCTTTATGCGAGGAGGAATTATGCACCAATTATcacaatagatttttttatatttgaagtactttaatatatagaaaaataagcCTATATTTATTGACTAATGACATTCATTCCATATATTGAGGATTTTATTGCCAGAAatctttttgataaatattttacaatttcttttgatagaggaaaagaaattatatagcAATTGTTGCAAAAAGGATTTTCTCATACTTAGAATTTAGGAAAATAGGCCTGTATTTATTGACTGTTATCGAGGCTTATGATCATATACCATAGGTTGAAGATTTCAATTCTAGAAATggttataataaatgttgtttAAAAGAGGAATTATACAATAGTTATtgcaaaaatggatttttttacattcaaaatatGGAAAGAATAATCCTATATTCATCGATTAATGattcaattcatttttatgtacttacaattagtttgggatttttatttcaaaaattcttttttgatgactattttatagttttttctcttgatgtgaaaaaagaaattatgcaACAATTGTCACAAAAGAggattttttatacttaaaatattggaaaaaatccacatttattgattaatgacaaggttcatttttatatatcataatctataatttttatttcagaagttgtctttttttcatattcagaatatttcttaaaatattggaaaatgaTCTTATATTTATTGGTTAATAAAAGAGTTCAGTTTCATAGGCTGGAGATTTTAATTCCaagaaattgtgttttttttaatattttatagtcttttaaatgttaattagtTCTGAGTGGcattttagaataataaaaaaaaaaaaaaaccataaaaGAACCATATCTTGGCAATCCGCAAGTATAACTGGAAAACTTATCGGCTTAACTTATTTTCGCCAACAGTGATCGCGGAAGCATAACAGAGGATTAGCGACTATGACGCGAACAAATCTCATTgttttttaactatttcttcAAGCACACTTTAAGCAATTCATAAAGTTGAAAAACGGAATCTACGaagattaataaatcaagataataattaatcaataatccattaagttatttaaaaatgtaaatcaaaattaattacaagtaataattaacattaaacttttcaaaaatgtcaaagAATTTGAATGCAAGGATTAATGCATTCAATTGtacgtatatattttgaattttttttataatttaaacatattttaatgaaatatttataataaagaattttacgtATATCTTAATATCTcactattatataattaattttatgaaaactaaattaatcaatattagaTTTACACATATCAgtacagaaattattaaaacttcaaatttatactaataataatatgcatttattttttattagataatattaataatataaattaaaaaaaatattcttattaaagaatttttttgatgattttattgattaatattttgtaatttaactgataaataatgaatatattaaatcttttttaattaaaaaagtttgttttttaatttattaaattggttcattaattaaattagttcaTTCAAACACTTTTATTACGCCATATGTgagtcatttaatttttcaaggaatttaattttattattacaaataattatcaagAATTTATGAAgttgtaattttattagacagaaatatgtgtatttatttGATGTGTTTATCATTAGagttttaatgatatttagCAAAGCAGCTTTGCACGATCATCGTGAAAATATTCCGCTACAATTTTAAAATCCTTTCTCGTCGGTTCCGAGTGAAACTTAATAAGACTTTTCCTTTCTCCTCATCATTATAGTTTGTTCTGCTGTTATTTTTGTACACTTTAATTTTCAACTCTTATCATATATTTCATACATCACTCAATATCTAGATCATGCTGtacttaaagtaattttttttaacgtagtaatagtttaaatagattttttttaaattacgtaattatcaaagaattggaaaaatatacgatgaagttttttattttatttaaataaatttgctacAGAGAAAAACATGGTTAAACTAAGTCTAAACCCTTCAACTATCCAATCAAATTTGTTCAATTCAAGCATGTATGTATTTAAGTTGCATAtacaaatacttgaactgaaaaaaccTAATCAAGTTGGAAAActtagtcaagttaataattaatttaacatcttttttcaatttatataatttataattgattatatgtataaacagtgcaaattatagtaatatagaaattaatatagaattctctataataacaaaataattattgtataaaaaaatgatcgaaatgtattatatgtatatatataatacttgataTTTTCAGGCAGATTAATAATGTAGTATTTGTGACAtgactaaattataaatatttatatttcaaattgcttatatttaatccgtttttcaattttattatctactACTAAAGGTGAAATGtagttttctattattaaatttataattatataaaatttatataataattaatctgATACTACTGatgttattaaacatttttataaattttttttaaataaaaatatcgcaGAACCGCAGCTTGTGCGAAATTAGATTTTCCTATTTTTTGAATatctaacattaaaaaatttttatacatcaattgaaaaatgattttctgtttattacaagaaatattaCTAAAGTATTCATCGAATTTGCCcgataattataaatctgtttattcttaattttgttatatataattactttatatttaattttattattgtatttaattctctctgtattttatttttctgtgttcaattatttattatattattattatgtatgtttCTGTTAAAGTATAAAATGGAAATAACTTTGATATAGGGTACctattataattctaatttaataaattgaatttatacaaataagtGGCCGTATCATTAGTAAAATAACAGTTTCATATTTGAACAATTTGCGCTGGTACGATTGATTTTTCTTTCGATTCAAAAAATGACATGATTatcgaaaaaaattggaatggttaaaaattattaaacattattattatgcaattaAATGTTTCCACACCGGCTGACTTTTAGGCTATGTAGAAATCTGGTATGAAAtccataaaaaaagaaagagagagcaatATTTCTGCGTAGCATTGCGCACACGGATGTATTATACTACATTACTCGGTAATAGTGTGTTACTGGCTCAGTAGTCTGTGTCGTCACGTTGTGAGTCATCGAATGCCAGTCACAGCTGTACTCTCTAGCAGTTTGAGATTGCAAAAACAGACTGCATAGAACTTTTTTGCTGTGTGCCTATTCTGAGGCCCGCTTTGCATTCTTTAATTGCACGAAGAATTTTCAGAGACGCTTTATGtatcaaatattgaaaattttcattataacaaatctgtcatttacatataaatattattatcaaattattatgttGATAtcaagttaatattaattatgaatgtGAAACAAAGTTCCTTGAGAAAAATGGtcagttattattataattactgagtacaatgaaaaaaagtaatatgaattaaaacgcaAGTAGTTTGATTCACTTAAACATCGAGCCACGGGCTGTCactaatatatgtaattgattcatttaaattttattcatttcactgtatttgttattatctttattttgaatttttttgtttcactaacactgttattgaattaacaaaatatttctaattagactaatgctgttgattcaacagcactttttttctgtgtaggcGTTGTCACATTATAGATTAATAACGATTATTCCTATATTACTTGCGTGGGAACACATCTACATTATATCTCACGAGTTTCATTATTCTCtttaatgatttacaattaaataaagattgacaatattaaa
The DNA window shown above is from Solenopsis invicta isolate M01_SB chromosome 10, UNIL_Sinv_3.0, whole genome shotgun sequence and carries:
- the LOC105193221 gene encoding mitochondrial ribonuclease P catalytic subunit, whose product is MTLFYKLYQPLWFQSYKFYRKTHVLSKHIYNTKRIISLNNFITENADIYEQITENLSTTQWKDMREKVLQKNQQITPAIVDSTIMDMCFKKCYVDSAIEYFKFLKENNYPLNTAIIGKYLKFFVYKQDSLTDADKTEIIETYNALRQKHPYLDYFTAEQCIMSLCLTDEWEKTHEIIEMVKITSNPGTTMYSALASAAFKNGKPDIAWKALEDIILCKLIPQNNVYASHLQYCQLEDMKTFNNRMEDIFNFWAKYNIIPYNKVINAYADAASKYGWSTQLVTISRETGNCKHCGYSLSKITFTEKEFQELAKSIMDRVIIGSDVYRKTNPQELLKFQRFIENTKPYDIVMDGLNLTYMQNKTGPTLYWLINVVDYFNKQKKKILVLTRKHQKKLFSFKQIERRAHVFLLDDLSADDPYILYATMASGMNAMFISLDLMRQHKHSLQNEHLRQTFKKWQYSHQYFLKKSKTGIRIQDPFACMPFVQKINNCWHVPYVSDDLVIAESYEFPKKWCCFKYNEKR